From the genome of Halictus rubicundus isolate RS-2024b chromosome 2, iyHalRubi1_principal, whole genome shotgun sequence, one region includes:
- the LOC143365167 gene encoding uncharacterized protein LOC143365167 — protein sequence MAAPMTELLFLFLLGIASWSCCVAEYTVTLTRSNCTLADGNGVLDSFECIHSDNLFDAKIYVTDSCPDVVQTTVEVLKDDILVNTVQQTHKQVPSYIRDLDICESVNGPDPDSDECSAAEGELSVENCDVTSFFKEMDPGKYDVNVEFSMDGVVIGTATAELRVEAP from the exons ATGGCAGCTCCAATGACAGAATTGTTATTCCTGTTTTTACTGGGTATTGCTTCGTGGTCATGTTGTGTG GCAGAGTATACAGTTACATTAACCAGATCTAATTGTACACTTGCTGATGGTAACGGAGTACTCGATTCTTTTGAATGTATACACTCGGACAATCTATTCGACGCAAAAATCTATGTTACGGATAGTTGCCCGGATGTGGTGCAG ACTACCGTGGAGGTGTTGAAAGATGATATTCTTGTGAACACTGTTCAACAAACACACAAGCAAGTACCTAGTTACATCCGAGACTTAGACATTTGTGAATCAGTTAATGGCCCGGATCCCGACAGCGATGAATGTTCTGCAGCTGAA GGTGAACTATCAGTCGAAAACTGTGACGTGACATCATTCTTCAAAGAGATGGATCCCGGCAAGTATGATGTTAATGTAGAGTTTAGCATGGATGGTGTCGTAATCGGAACAGCCACCGCGGAATTAAGAGTTGAAGCTCCATAA
- the Mrpl50 gene encoding mitochondrial ribosomal protein L50, which produces MAALIRHGLLANHLKSTSSILAVNTTSLRHDITRSKSKVPRVKPIRRFEDEKKSLATKGFLRYEKSYDPPANVSSRIDKICENQSIATSDETQLNDPLQRFQLFVACEKELQHSVYNSMLCSIETIGDLKKFYQTPVGSKTPLDMMRDTDLPKNLHINYEYHRFHPDTDTMFGGKTAFPKSSTIVTGLKSKKKYPGHQQEDPYLDQLLKI; this is translated from the exons ATGGCGGCGCTCATCAGGCATGGTTTACTTGCGAATCACTTGAAAagtacatcctctatccttgccgtGAACACG ACTAGCTTGCGACACGATATTACTCGTTCGAAGAGCAAAGTGCCCCGCGTAAAACCGATCCGCCGCTTCGAGGATGAGAAGAAGTCTCTCGCTACGAAAGG GTTCCTGAGGTATGAAAAATCCTACGATCCTCCGGCGAATGTATCTTCCCGGATAGATAAAATTTGTGAGAATCAATCAATTGCAACGAGCGACGAAACGCAACTGAACGATCCGCTTCAACGTTTTCAACTTTTCGTAGCGTGCGAAAAAGAACTTCAACATTCCGTGTATAATTCTATGTTATGCAGTATTGAAACAATCG gtgatttgaaaaaattctatcaGACGCCTGTGGGTTCCAAGACCCCTCTGGACATGATGCGCGACACAGATTTACCAAAGAATTTGCATATTAATTACGAATATCACCGATTCCACCCTG ATACTGACACAATGTTTGGTGGTAAAACAGCATTTCCTAAGAGTTCAACTATAGTAACTGGTTTGAAATCTAAGAAGAAGTATCCAGGACATCAACAGGAAGATCCGTACCTTGACCAATTACTTAAAATCTAA